In Xanthomonas campestris pv. phormiicola, the DNA window GGCAAACGATGGTCGTCATTGGAGAGCAGGCGCAGAAAAGCAGGGTGCAGAAACAGTTTTTCCTTGCCCAGGCGCTGCTCCTGCAACACGCCAATCTCCACCAACTCCTTCAACTGACGCGCAGCGGTCTGCCGGGTCACGCCCACCACCTCCACGGCGTTTTGGATGCGGCAATAGGGCTGGTTGAAAATCACCTCCACGAGCTCCCGGCTATACGCCTTGGGCGCATGGCTGCGAATGTAATCGCGCGCTTGTGCCTCCAGCCCGCGGATCGCCTGGATCTTGGCCGTGGTCCAGGCAGCGGTCTCGGCCACGGCGCTGAGCATGTACTGGATCCACTCGGCCCAGCGGCCATGCCGGGTCACGTCCAGCAGCAGGCGGTAATAGTCGCTGCGGTGGCGGATGAGGTAGCGCGACAGATACAGCACCGGCAGGTCGAGCAGCCCCTGCTCGATGAGCATCAGCAGATTGAGCACGCGCCCGGTGCGGCCGTTGCCGTCGGTGAAAGGGTGGATGGCTTTGAACTGGTAGTGCGCGACCGCCATGCGGATCAATGGATCGATGTCGGTGTGCTCGTGGATGAAGCGCTCCCAGTTGGCCAGCTTGTCGCGCAGCAATGTCTCCCCAACCGGCGGGGTATAGATGACCTGCTGGGTCTGATCGTTGGCCAGGGCCGTACCGGGAACGCGGCGGATCTGCATCTG includes these proteins:
- a CDS encoding Fic family protein codes for the protein MIDAAMEDVSTFKAEFPYNDLPLLPPTGDIETRSLLKACIGARTALAELKQATALLPNPTVLINTIPILEAQASSEIENIVTTTDDLFRYAEDQDKAQKPATKEALRYRSALYEGFQSLQQRPLCTDTAVVVCSRIKAVQMQIRRVPGTALANDQTQQVIYTPPVGETLLRDKLANWERFIHEHTDIDPLIRMAVAHYQFKAIHPFTDGNGRTGRVLNLLMLIEQGLLDLPVLYLSRYLIRHRSDYYRLLLDVTRHGRWAEWIQYMLSAVAETAAWTTAKIQAIRGLEAQARDYIRSHAPKAYSRELVEVIFNQPYCRIQNAVEVVGVTRQTAARQLKELVEIGVLQEQRLGKEKLFLHPAFLRLLSNDDHRLPAYHASARDEESMA